One genomic segment of Deltaproteobacteria bacterium includes these proteins:
- a CDS encoding SRPBCC family protein codes for MDLKESIEIRKPPEEIFAFLAHHPNHKLIVKQNVSCEQVTPGPMGVGTRVKNVANLIGSFGRIEEFFEVTEFDPPRVLAKASREGSSFETTDRFELRPTEAGTRVTFVVTASAVSLGKRLVVALMKPLVKGSMTDTLASLKAVVEAQR; via the coding sequence ATGGATCTGAAGGAATCAATCGAGATTCGCAAGCCGCCCGAGGAGATCTTCGCCTTCCTCGCGCACCACCCGAACCACAAGCTCATCGTGAAGCAGAACGTGTCGTGCGAGCAGGTGACGCCCGGCCCCATGGGCGTGGGCACGCGCGTGAAGAACGTGGCCAACCTGATTGGGAGCTTCGGACGCATCGAAGAGTTCTTCGAGGTCACCGAGTTCGATCCGCCGCGCGTGCTGGCCAAGGCCAGCCGGGAGGGCTCGTCGTTCGAGACCACCGACCGCTTCGAGCTCAGGCCGACCGAGGCCGGCACCCGGGTGACGTTCGTGGTGACCGCCTCGGCCGTCTCGCTGGGCAAGAGGCTGGTCGTCGCCTTGATGAAGCCGCTGGTGAAGGGCTCCATGACCGACACGCTGGCCTCGCTCAAGGCCGTGGTCGAGGCGCAGAGGTAG
- a CDS encoding helicase associated domain-containing protein, protein MQLELTGDDRWDAHLRELEELAAQTGHTRVPRTPTLRRLSIWLRGLRALRRRGELEPDRAAALEAQGMEWSPVFGMRKRPQPRRRRSPKA, encoded by the coding sequence GTGCAGCTCGAGCTGACCGGCGACGACCGCTGGGACGCGCACCTGCGCGAGCTCGAGGAGCTTGCCGCGCAGACCGGGCACACCCGCGTGCCGCGCACACCCACCTTGCGCCGGCTCTCGATCTGGCTCCGTGGGCTGCGCGCGCTCCGCCGGAGGGGCGAGCTCGAGCCCGACCGCGCGGCGGCGCTCGAGGCCCAGGGGATGGAGTGGTCGCCCGTCTTCGGGATGAGAAAGCGCCCCCAGCCGCGACGGCGCCGAAGTCCGAAAGCTTGA